A section of the Elizabethkingia anophelis R26 genome encodes:
- a CDS encoding Helicase associated domain protein, protein MIQLFPHNKKAYENAKFILETENRVCIVHPTGTGKSLIIAKFIIENPKARCLFLSPNVFIFKEIKKHIQGNISNVDFQTYQYFLFNDIKLFIDYDYIFLDEFHRVGAPEWNKQIEDLLMFNPKSKIVGTTATHIRYLDDERNMAEELFRGNIASYMDLGTSIEKGIHKKPIYVSALYNIRAIIDDTQYKLERNNRAKELERLKSRRIIWEESSGIDYIIKKYLTPERKKILIFCKSVEHINYVEEVVKPVLSKFYNSKVAYHTVHSTLGTSKTSKIFTAFEHGEIPQIMFVVDMFNEGIHVKGIDTIMMFRDTISPIIYFQQIGRCFSVGQTQNPLIFDFVNNFNIKSSVHSITQNFYNDFEEHNENHYFKKRNLIIDFYDESMDFQKFIKGFSYTKTWEDFYEEVKVFITEHGRLPDVKEIPWISTVRHAYKNNKLSEEEIRLLKELGQNFFEQKVVWDKWDHAFYRFKIFYEANDRVPTGVEMPWVNAQRKAYNREDLSSERVQLIENIVPDFFEGLKLTWEESYELFVNFINKNNRIPTRIEMLWVDAQKTFYRNNKLSEEKVKLIEDVAPNFFKVKQKLNWEDYHKLFADFIMKNNRLPSKTELPWVNLQRNLYKANMLSNKKIKLIEELVPDFFVPENITWYKQYDKLEFFYQKNDRLPKRNEMKWLSLQIQDYKEGKLSKEKIRILESMDADIFIHSSLDAQWEERYNKLKTFKEKYNRLPNRSENTWLHTQKFVFRKGRLSAEQIKLLTNVDSTFTETQSIEDTWMNNYDKLMQFVNENGKLPSSKEYRWLKALRRKYSQNELPEDKIQLLLKVDPNFFERLDRNWHNKLNDFQNFYNTYQRYPRVGIKEEYSIYRWQRVQFRTFKAGKLTEYKIQLLKEVDINFFEPKK, encoded by the coding sequence ATGATTCAGTTATTTCCACATAATAAGAAAGCTTATGAAAATGCAAAGTTTATTCTTGAAACTGAGAATAGGGTTTGTATTGTACATCCTACCGGGACAGGTAAATCTTTAATAATAGCAAAATTTATTATTGAAAATCCTAAAGCTAGATGTCTATTTCTTTCTCCCAATGTTTTTATTTTCAAGGAAATTAAAAAGCACATTCAGGGGAACATCAGTAATGTTGATTTTCAAACTTACCAATACTTTTTATTCAATGACATCAAATTATTTATAGATTACGATTATATATTCCTAGATGAATTTCATAGGGTAGGTGCTCCGGAATGGAATAAACAAATCGAAGATTTATTAATGTTTAATCCAAAATCGAAGATTGTTGGTACTACTGCAACACATATAAGATACCTGGATGATGAAAGGAATATGGCGGAAGAACTTTTTAGAGGCAATATTGCTTCCTATATGGATTTAGGAACGTCTATAGAGAAAGGAATCCACAAGAAGCCTATATATGTTTCTGCACTTTATAATATTCGGGCAATTATAGATGATACACAATATAAATTGGAGCGGAATAATAGAGCTAAAGAACTTGAAAGACTTAAAAGCCGGAGAATAATTTGGGAGGAAAGTAGTGGTATTGACTATATTATAAAAAAATATCTTACACCCGAAAGGAAAAAGATTTTGATTTTTTGCAAGTCTGTTGAGCATATAAATTATGTAGAAGAGGTTGTTAAACCGGTGCTATCAAAATTTTATAATAGTAAAGTTGCTTATCATACTGTTCATTCTACATTAGGAACATCAAAAACGTCGAAAATATTCACTGCGTTTGAACATGGTGAGATTCCCCAGATTATGTTTGTTGTGGACATGTTTAATGAAGGGATCCATGTAAAAGGGATTGATACTATAATGATGTTCAGAGATACTATTTCTCCCATTATTTACTTTCAACAAATAGGAAGATGTTTTTCCGTAGGTCAAACACAAAATCCACTAATATTTGATTTTGTTAATAATTTTAATATCAAAAGCTCCGTTCATTCTATTACACAAAATTTCTACAATGATTTTGAAGAACATAATGAGAATCATTATTTTAAGAAAAGAAACCTTATCATAGATTTCTATGATGAATCAATGGATTTTCAGAAATTCATAAAAGGTTTTTCATATACTAAAACCTGGGAAGATTTCTATGAGGAGGTAAAGGTATTTATTACAGAACATGGTAGATTACCTGATGTAAAAGAAATTCCCTGGATATCAACAGTACGCCATGCATATAAAAATAACAAGCTTTCAGAAGAAGAAATTAGATTATTAAAAGAGCTTGGTCAAAATTTTTTTGAACAAAAAGTTGTGTGGGATAAATGGGATCATGCATTTTACAGGTTTAAAATTTTTTATGAAGCGAATGATCGTGTTCCTACAGGAGTTGAAATGCCGTGGGTTAATGCACAAAGAAAAGCATATAATAGGGAGGATTTGTCTAGTGAGCGAGTTCAATTAATTGAAAATATAGTCCCAGATTTTTTTGAAGGTCTTAAATTAACTTGGGAAGAATCTTACGAGTTGTTTGTAAATTTTATTAATAAAAATAATAGAATTCCAACAAGGATAGAGATGTTGTGGGTGGACGCTCAAAAAACATTCTATAGAAATAATAAATTATCTGAAGAAAAGGTTAAGTTGATTGAAGATGTTGCTCCAAACTTTTTTAAAGTTAAGCAAAAATTAAACTGGGAGGATTATCATAAATTATTTGCTGATTTTATTATGAAGAATAACCGGCTTCCTTCAAAAACAGAACTACCTTGGGTAAATTTACAAAGAAATTTATATAAGGCAAACATGCTGTCCAATAAGAAAATTAAATTAATTGAAGAATTAGTACCAGACTTTTTTGTCCCTGAAAATATTACATGGTATAAGCAGTATGATAAATTAGAATTTTTTTATCAAAAAAATGATCGGCTACCGAAACGTAATGAAATGAAATGGCTTTCACTTCAAATTCAAGACTACAAAGAAGGTAAGTTATCAAAAGAGAAAATAAGAATATTAGAATCAATGGATGCTGATATTTTTATTCATTCCTCATTAGATGCACAATGGGAGGAAAGATACAATAAACTCAAAACTTTTAAAGAAAAATATAACAGATTGCCGAACAGGTCTGAAAATACATGGTTACACACTCAAAAATTTGTATTTAGAAAAGGTAGACTATCTGCTGAACAAATAAAATTATTGACTAATGTAGATTCTACTTTTACCGAAACTCAAAGTATAGAGGATACTTGGATGAATAATTATGATAAGTTAATGCAGTTTGTTAATGAAAATGGGAAACTTCCTTCATCTAAAGAATATAGGTGGCTTAAGGCTTTAAGAAGAAAATATTCTCAAAATGAATTGCCTGAAGATAAAATACAGCTGCTTCTAAAAGTTGATCCTAATTTTTTTGAAAGACTAGATAGAAATTGGCACAATAAGCTGAATGACTTCCAAAATTTTTATAATACTTATCAAAGATATCCAAGAGTTGGAATAAAGGAAGAGTACTCTATTTATAGGTGGCAAAGAGTTCAATTTAGAACTTTTAAAGCTGGAAAACTTACGGAATATAAAATCCAATTGCTAAAAGAAGTCGATATTAATTTTTTCGAACCTAAAAAATAG
- a CDS encoding DNA adenine methylase, which yields MEIQKINKVSAINYFGGKYQWLEQLYNFFPEHTHFLDLFCGSMTVTLNKVSSDLDTANDLDGSVINFFKVLRKQPDNLLQQLHLTPVSRQEYKDCYPIYSEDPIEWARRFFVRCRMSFQGSGLKEHTGFNACVNTTEKGLSKNVSKYLSAVERLPEVIERLKKIQIENLDYKECIKKYDRKGTFIYVDPPYELRMRNYKKWYNLEFENDNDHIDLRDSLTGIKSMAMVSGYESDFYKDLYKDWEFIKLKPRRHSMKGTKLQEECIWINYSIIKTTLF from the coding sequence ATGGAAATTCAAAAAATAAATAAAGTATCAGCGATAAATTATTTTGGTGGAAAGTACCAGTGGCTAGAGCAGTTATATAATTTTTTTCCTGAGCATACTCATTTTTTAGATTTATTCTGCGGATCAATGACTGTTACTCTTAATAAAGTATCCTCAGATCTTGATACGGCAAATGATCTAGACGGTAGTGTGATAAACTTTTTCAAAGTTTTAAGAAAGCAACCAGATAATCTTTTACAACAATTACATCTGACACCAGTATCGCGTCAAGAGTATAAAGATTGTTATCCAATTTATTCAGAAGATCCAATTGAATGGGCCAGGAGATTTTTCGTTAGATGTAGAATGTCATTCCAAGGATCCGGATTAAAAGAACATACTGGATTTAATGCCTGCGTGAATACAACTGAAAAGGGATTGTCAAAAAATGTTTCAAAATATTTATCTGCTGTAGAGCGACTTCCGGAAGTAATAGAAAGACTGAAAAAAATCCAAATAGAAAACCTTGATTACAAAGAATGTATTAAAAAGTATGATAGAAAAGGAACATTTATTTATGTAGATCCTCCTTATGAATTAAGGATGCGAAATTATAAAAAGTGGTATAACCTAGAGTTTGAAAATGATAATGATCATATTGATTTGCGAGATTCTCTAACTGGAATAAAAAGTATGGCCATGGTATCAGGATATGAGAGTGATTTTTACAAAGACCTGTACAAAGATTGGGAATTTATAAAGCTTAAGCCACGAAGACATTCAATGAAGGGTACTAAGCTTCAGGAAGAATGTATTTGGATTAATTATTCAATAATCAAGACAACTTTATTTTGA
- a CDS encoding single-stranded DNA-binding protein codes for MEKTNRIYLSGEIIADVDFSCESCAIAWVKLETIDSFVDEAGEEYSTVQDHNLVAVGNIAEIFKNFLLKGMKIQVWGKLAYHSYKEGDKDLRHVSIHVEKVKY; via the coding sequence ATGGAAAAAACAAATAGAATTTATCTTAGTGGTGAAATTATAGCAGATGTAGATTTCTCTTGTGAAAGTTGTGCCATAGCGTGGGTAAAACTGGAAACAATTGATAGTTTTGTAGATGAAGCTGGAGAAGAATATTCAACAGTGCAGGATCATAATTTAGTGGCTGTAGGAAATATTGCGGAAATTTTTAAAAATTTTTTATTGAAAGGGATGAAAATTCAGGTATGGGGAAAATTAGCATATCATAGTTATAAGGAAGGAGATAAAGATCTAAGACATGTTTCTATACATGTTGAAAAGGTAAAATACTAA
- a CDS encoding type IA DNA topoisomerase: MITIIAEKPSVARDIAKVLGANTQKEGYLEGNGYFVTYAFGHLVGLAEPVDYGYSEKWLKSELPLVPESFKLVANKEAKKQLGIIKNLIKNSNSLIVATDAGREGELIFRWIYNFIGIQKPFKRLWISDMTDKSIKEGFNNLLSGNSKDNLYFSAKARAESDWLIGMNATRLMTLNNNILLSIGRVQTPTLRLIVDRYLDHKNFVTKDFWKQFIVVDNNNPDQQLKLACDIEFENEEKIQKYVYNLKNLTNCIVRREDKKEREAAPKLYSLTSLQKDANSKLNFTADETLKVLQGLYEKHKLVTYPRTDSEYLTDNQIGDVQNVLRSHKLYFSEINVISDISNNSAFNNAKVTDHHAVIPTNIVPDNNILSRLSEKERNLYDLVITRFFQRFSPDCQKEKVVLTTNLEGESFTYSQTTEVYKGWKIYNVEKDDKITFPILIKDQDKKIILEHSYSKHQTQPKKIHTEASLLSAMETAGKEIENEDLKEQMKGKGLGTPATRSGIIEILIKRSFIIRKGKQLIPTTTGIDLIEKVRDHKISIPEWTAEQEYELYKVEMGENSYSDYIDNIKNTVRNIIQELDGIKIEKQSVESKIIGSCPKCQKGNVIEGKKGYGCTEYKRGCDFVIWKEKASKKLSASIVKTLIEKRKTKKLDGFISKAQNKFSASLILNNDFKVEFDFN, from the coding sequence ATGATAACAATTATTGCAGAAAAGCCTAGTGTAGCGAGAGATATCGCTAAAGTATTAGGTGCGAATACTCAAAAAGAAGGTTATTTAGAGGGTAACGGATATTTTGTCACCTATGCATTCGGTCATCTTGTGGGGCTTGCAGAACCTGTAGACTATGGCTATTCAGAGAAATGGTTAAAATCTGAATTACCTCTAGTTCCGGAAAGCTTCAAATTAGTTGCAAATAAAGAGGCCAAGAAGCAATTAGGAATAATAAAAAATCTTATTAAAAATTCAAATAGTTTGATTGTTGCAACAGATGCAGGAAGAGAAGGAGAATTAATATTTCGATGGATCTATAATTTTATAGGTATTCAAAAACCTTTTAAAAGATTATGGATATCGGATATGACCGATAAATCTATAAAAGAAGGATTTAATAATTTATTATCAGGTAATAGTAAAGATAATCTTTATTTTTCTGCAAAAGCCCGTGCAGAGAGTGATTGGTTGATCGGGATGAATGCAACCAGGCTAATGACTTTAAATAATAATATACTATTATCAATTGGTAGGGTTCAAACACCTACGTTAAGACTTATTGTTGATCGTTACTTAGATCATAAAAACTTTGTAACAAAGGATTTTTGGAAGCAATTTATTGTAGTTGACAATAATAATCCGGATCAACAATTGAAACTAGCTTGTGACATAGAATTTGAAAACGAAGAAAAAATTCAGAAGTATGTTTATAATCTGAAGAATTTAACAAATTGTATAGTTAGAAGGGAAGATAAAAAGGAGAGGGAAGCTGCACCAAAGCTTTATTCCCTTACCTCTTTACAAAAGGATGCCAACAGCAAACTTAATTTTACAGCAGATGAAACCCTGAAAGTTCTCCAGGGACTTTATGAAAAACATAAACTGGTAACATATCCAAGAACTGATTCGGAATATCTTACCGATAATCAAATTGGAGACGTACAAAATGTACTTCGCTCACATAAGCTATATTTTTCTGAAATAAATGTAATTTCTGATATTTCAAATAATTCTGCCTTTAATAATGCCAAAGTAACGGATCACCATGCTGTGATCCCTACAAATATTGTCCCGGACAATAACATTTTATCAAGACTTTCTGAAAAGGAAAGGAATTTATATGATCTTGTTATAACCAGATTTTTCCAAAGGTTTAGCCCGGACTGCCAGAAAGAGAAAGTCGTTCTAACAACGAACCTTGAAGGGGAGAGCTTTACATATAGCCAAACTACTGAAGTATATAAGGGTTGGAAGATATACAATGTTGAAAAGGATGATAAAATCACGTTTCCTATTTTAATTAAAGACCAGGATAAAAAAATAATTTTAGAACATTCCTATTCTAAGCACCAGACGCAACCGAAAAAAATCCATACTGAAGCTTCATTATTGTCTGCAATGGAAACTGCAGGAAAGGAAATTGAAAATGAGGACTTAAAGGAGCAGATGAAAGGAAAGGGACTAGGAACTCCAGCCACTCGAAGTGGAATAATTGAAATACTTATTAAAAGGAGCTTCATAATAAGAAAGGGTAAACAATTGATTCCTACGACTACCGGCATAGACTTAATTGAGAAAGTTAGAGATCACAAGATCAGTATTCCGGAGTGGACAGCCGAGCAGGAATATGAGCTTTATAAAGTTGAAATGGGTGAGAATAGTTATTCTGATTATATAGATAATATAAAAAATACAGTACGAAACATTATTCAGGAATTAGATGGGATTAAGATAGAAAAACAATCTGTAGAATCGAAAATTATTGGTAGCTGCCCAAAATGCCAGAAGGGAAATGTAATAGAAGGTAAGAAAGGTTATGGATGTACAGAATACAAAAGAGGATGTGATTTTGTTATCTGGAAAGAAAAGGCAAGTAAAAAGTTATCTGCTTCAATTGTTAAAACATTAATTGAAAAAAGAAAAACTAAAAAGTTAGATGGTTTTATATCTAAAGCTCAGAATAAATTTAGTGCTTCTCTAATTCTTAATAATGACTTTAAAGTCGAGTTTGACTTTAATTAA
- a CDS encoding PH domain-containing protein — protein MGNLLIIQKQSAEIPKAIVYSGKIHWMSYFIPVIQSFLGVIGLLSFVVTIGFFKLISLGLTVLLYKGVVRILQLKFSKIYITKKYLTITTGIINKSTVDISLYRVEGTKVYQSILGRIFNYGRVYVSTGEITKSFVIANPKELRDSISQYSTY, from the coding sequence ATGGGAAATTTATTAATAATTCAAAAACAGAGTGCTGAAATTCCAAAAGCTATTGTTTACAGCGGGAAAATTCATTGGATGTCATACTTTATACCTGTTATTCAATCTTTTTTAGGAGTTATAGGATTGCTATCATTTGTTGTAACTATAGGTTTTTTTAAGTTAATCTCACTAGGACTTACGGTTTTACTATATAAAGGAGTAGTAAGGATCCTTCAGTTAAAATTTTCCAAAATTTATATTACAAAAAAATATTTGACAATTACTACCGGTATTATCAATAAAAGTACAGTTGATATCTCATTATACAGAGTGGAAGGAACTAAAGTATATCAAAGTATTTTAGGAAGGATCTTTAATTACGGTAGAGTATATGTATCAACTGGGGAAATAACAAAAAGCTTTGTAATAGCTAACCCTAAAGAACTTAGGGATAGTATTTCTCAATATTCTACTTATTAA
- a CDS encoding DNA cytosine methyltransferase → MNNRFIKISALAISLLYVDLFCGAGGTSTGVELAQVHGEKCAKVIACVNHDENAIASHSANHPDSLHFTEDIRTLELSPLVDYATKMRKEYPFAKLILWASLECTNFSKAKGGHVRSYGYNFDWRLLNSADFGAFTSRKRFFAQFNKPGLPIVWPEQTHAKVTGKSGGLFENQFKPWNAVKDVLDLEDEGVSIFGRKKDLVEATLDRIYHGLIKFVAGGKDQWLLKYNSTSKDGKHNPPSIEDPCPVVSTQNRLGVATVDFLTKYYSGKPEHKNITIEGPAGTIKTIDSHALVQPKFLTAYYGNGFASSIETPSPTVTTGDRFNIINPKFMCSYNYKDEPKDLNNPCPTVLTKDRFALVGTDFIDQQFGNSKPTSVNSVLGAITTNPKYAKVHTEWIMNTNFRNIGSSIHVPAPTITANRKWHYLMDAQYSRVGNSLDQPCFTLIARMDKTPPYLVDITQDANDLPDFIKVIDNVVVYEIYEDDSPMMKKIKEFMAHYGLKDIKMRMLKIQELKEIMGFPEDYKLIGTQAEQKKYIGNAVEVTMAKVLCEAIAYRLHNNRIAA, encoded by the coding sequence ATGAACAATAGATTTATAAAAATATCAGCCTTAGCAATTAGCCTTCTCTATGTGGATTTGTTCTGTGGAGCTGGTGGAACCAGTACCGGAGTAGAGCTTGCACAGGTACACGGAGAAAAGTGTGCAAAAGTTATTGCTTGTGTAAACCACGATGAAAATGCAATAGCTTCACATTCTGCTAATCATCCAGATTCTCTACATTTTACGGAAGATATCCGTACACTGGAACTTTCTCCATTGGTAGATTATGCTACTAAGATGAGAAAAGAATATCCGTTTGCAAAGCTTATTTTATGGGCTTCTTTGGAGTGCACTAATTTCAGTAAAGCTAAAGGAGGTCATGTAAGATCATACGGGTACAATTTTGACTGGAGATTATTAAATTCAGCAGATTTCGGAGCCTTTACTTCTCGGAAGAGATTTTTTGCACAATTCAACAAACCGGGATTACCAATTGTTTGGCCAGAACAAACGCACGCAAAAGTTACGGGGAAAAGTGGAGGATTGTTTGAAAATCAATTTAAGCCGTGGAATGCTGTAAAGGATGTATTGGACTTAGAAGATGAAGGGGTATCTATTTTCGGAAGAAAAAAGGATCTGGTAGAGGCTACTTTGGACAGGATATATCACGGGTTAATAAAGTTTGTTGCTGGAGGTAAGGATCAATGGTTATTGAAATATAATTCTACAAGTAAAGACGGTAAACATAACCCGCCATCTATAGAAGATCCATGTCCAGTTGTTTCTACTCAAAACAGGTTAGGAGTTGCCACAGTTGATTTTCTTACAAAATATTATTCTGGTAAACCTGAACATAAAAATATTACTATTGAAGGTCCTGCTGGAACTATAAAAACTATTGACTCTCATGCATTGGTGCAGCCTAAGTTTTTAACAGCTTATTACGGGAACGGATTTGCTTCATCAATAGAAACACCTTCTCCAACTGTTACAACTGGTGATCGATTTAATATTATAAATCCAAAATTTATGTGTTCATACAATTATAAAGATGAACCTAAAGACCTAAATAATCCGTGCCCTACTGTATTAACGAAAGATCGTTTTGCTTTAGTCGGAACAGATTTTATAGATCAGCAATTTGGAAATAGTAAACCTACATCTGTAAATTCTGTATTGGGAGCTATAACAACTAATCCAAAGTATGCCAAAGTCCATACTGAATGGATAATGAACACTAATTTCAGAAACATAGGAAGTAGTATTCACGTACCAGCACCAACGATAACAGCTAATAGAAAATGGCACTACTTAATGGATGCTCAGTATTCCAGAGTTGGAAACAGTTTAGATCAACCATGTTTCACGCTTATCGCCCGGATGGATAAAACCCCACCTTACCTGGTTGATATTACTCAGGATGCGAATGATCTTCCTGATTTCATTAAAGTGATTGATAATGTAGTTGTGTATGAGATATATGAGGATGATTCTCCTATGATGAAAAAGATCAAAGAATTCATGGCTCACTATGGCCTTAAGGATATAAAAATGCGAATGCTAAAGATTCAGGAGCTTAAAGAAATCATGGGGTTTCCGGAAGATTACAAATTAATTGGTACTCAGGCAGAGCAAAAGAAATATATCGGAAACGCTGTAGAGGTAACAATGGCGAAAGTACTATGTGAGGCAATAGCCTACAGGCTTCATAATAATAGAATAGCAGCTTAA